TGCCGATGTTGGCGTTGATCTTGGTCTTGAAGGCTTTGCCGATGACCATCGGCTCGAGCTCGGTGTGGCGGATGTTGGCCGGAATGATGGCGCGTCCGCGGGCGACCTCCGAACGGATCGACTCGGGGTCGATGCGCTCCTTCGCGGCGATGAAGTGCATCTCCTCGGTGATGACGCCCTGGCGGGCGTAGAAGAGCTGCGTCGGGGTGGCGTCCCCGGTGCGGCGCGCGACCCAGGGGGCGCGCGGCAGGGCGATGCCGAAACTGTTCGTGGAAGGCTGGTTCATGTCGCATTCCCTCCGCCGGTCTGAACCGGTTCAGGTTCCAAGGGTCTGATCTCAGCCCCCCGCCGGCCCGAACGGCCGCGGCAGGACACCCCTTGCGATGACGTTCAGTGAATCTGCAGCTTGACGAATCTCCGCTTGCCGACCTTGACCAGGTAGGGTTCGGGGCGCGCCGCGAGGGCGAGGTGAGCATCGCTCACGCGTTCCCCGTCGACCGCCACGGCGCCTTGCTCGACCAGGCGCCGTGCCTCATTCTTGGACGCCACGACGCCCGCGCCGACCAGTTGCTCCACCAGCAGGCTCCCAACCTTTACCGAGCCTTCTGAACCGGCTGCCGAAAGCGTTCCGGAATCCGAGACAAAAACAAACTCCGGGACTTCATCCGGCGCGCCGCCGCCGGCGAAGACGCGCTCGAACTCAGCCTCGGCTTCGGTGGCCGCCGCCTCGCCGTGGAAGTCGGCGACCAGGCGGCGGGCGAGCTCCTGCTTGACGAGCTTGGGGTGCAGGGCGCCCGCGGCGACGGCGCTCTTCTTGGCGTCGATGTCGGACTTCGGCAGGTCGGTGAGCAGAAGGAGCCAGTCCCACATCAGGGTGTCGGGGATCGACAGCGTCTTGCCGTAGATCTCCTTCGGCGTGTCCTCGACCGCGATCGCGTTGCCGAGCGACTTCGACATCTTCTCGTGGCCGTCGAGGCCGACGAGGAGCGGCACCGTCAGGCAGACCTGGGGCTCGAGTCCCTCCTCCTTCATGAGGTCCCGGCCGACCAGCAGGTTGAAGATCTGGTCGTGACCGCCCAACTCGACGTCGCAGCCGAGGTCGGGGATCTTCGCCATCTCGACCGAGTCTTTCGCCTGCACGAGCGGGTAGAGCAGCTCGTGGAGCGAAATCGGCTGCTGCTCGCGGAAACGGGTGCGGAAGTCGTCGCGCTCCATCATCCGCGCCAGCGTCCACTTGCCGGCGAGGCGAATCATCCCCTCGGCTCCCAGCGGCGTCAGCCACTCGCCGTTGTAGCGGATGACGGTCGCCTCACGGTCGAGCACCTTGAAGACCTGGCGCTTGTAGGTCTCGGCGTTCGCCAGCACCTGCTCGCGCGTGAGCTGCGGGCGGGTCGCCTTCTTGCCCGTCGGGTCGCCGATCATGCCGGTGAAGTCGCCGATGAGGAAGATCACCCGGTGGCCGAGCTGCTGGAAATGCCGCATCTTGCGCAGCAGCACCGTATGGCCGAGATGGAGGTCGGGGGAGGAGGGATCGAAGCCGGTCTTCACCGCGAGCGGCTTCCCGGTCTTCCGCGATCGCTCCAGCTTGCGCGCCAGATCGGCCTCCGAGACGAGGTCGACGGCACCGCGGCGGAGCACCTCCATCTGTTCTTCGACCGGCAGGAATTCGCGCGTCATGAGGCCGGCGAGCTTAGCAAATGGGAGATCGCGGAACCGGCGCCGCGCTGGGCGCGACTCAGGCCGACCAGCGGGGAGCGGGCGGCGGCGGCAGGCCGGCCTCGGGGGTCAGCTCGACGCTGCCGAGGATGCGGGCGTCGCCGGCGAGCGACCAGTTGCGCAGCGCGGAGTCGACCGTCTGGCCGTCCACGGTGAGCGTGAAACCGCCGAGCGTGCTCGCGGAGAGCGGGAGCCGCGCGAGGTTGAGCAGGAGGCCGACGGCGGTCGCCGCCAGGACGCCGGTGCCGCAGGCGAGGGTCTCCGCCTCGACACCACGTTCGAAGCTGCGGATCTCCATCCGGTTCGAGGTCGGAAAACGGACGAAATCGACGTTGGTTCCGCCTGGCGCGAACTCAGGATGGGCGCGGAGGGCTCCCCCCAGTTCGGCGACCGGAGCGTTGGCGAGCGACTCGGGCCAGACCAGCACGAAGTGGGGTACCCCGACGGTGACGAACCACCCTTCGTGAGCCCGCCCGGCGACCTCCAGGATGCGCCTGCGCGGCACGTTCTCGGGTGCCGGTAGCTGGAGCGCGATCTCGGTCGGGGCGACGGCGCGCGCCGCGAAAGTGCCGGCATCGGTCGTGATGCGGAATCTGTCCTTCGCCCAGCCGAGATGGAGCGCCAGCCGCGCGGCGCAGCGAGTGCCGTTGATGCAGAGCGCCGCGGGGAGGCCGTCCGCGTTCCAGTAGCGCATCCGGACATCGCCCGGAAGGTCGGCGTCGGCCGGGAGCGGGGCGCTGCTCGGCGGAGGGGCCGCTCCCGCGGGCGGTACGGCGGCGACCCGCTGCAGAGTGAAGAGGCCGTCGGCCCCGAACGACAGGCCGCGCGCGCACCAAGAACGGATCTCGTCGGCGGACGGCTCGCGTTCCGGCGCGGCGAGCGCCAGAAAGTCGTTGCCGCCGCCGGAGACCTTGTAGACCGGGCTCACGGCACGCGGGTCGCGACCGCGGCGCCCGGAGGGCCGAGGTTCCCCGACTTGTCGATGGCAGCCACCCGGAACCGGAAGGTGAAGCCGGACGACAGACCGCGGTCGGTGAACTCGAGAGCGGCGACCGGTTCGGCATTCACGCGGTGAAAGTCGGCATCCGGCTCGGCGCGCTCGATGACGTAGCCGGCGACGTCGGGATCGGGGCTCGCCGACCAGACCAGGCGGACCTCACCGACGCTGCCCAGCGCCGAGAGCTCCGCCGGCGGCAGAGGAGCGAAGCGGTCCTGGTGGTCGATCTCGCGTTCGGCCGAGAGCGCGCTCTCCGACAGCGGCTCCCGGGTGCCGATCGCTGTCAAGGCGTAGATGTAGCGCCGGCCGTAGACGACACCGGTGTCCGCCATGGTGGCGACGGTGGCGTCGAGCGTAGCGATCGGTGCGCCGTAGGAAGTGCGCGCAGCGTCCCGCCGGTAGACGTTGTAGCCGGCGATGGCGCCGGTTCCGGCAACACCGGGGCCACCGGCCGGCGCCGCGGTCCACGAGAGCTCGACGCCGTTGCGGCTGGCGACGGCGAGGAAGTCCGCGGGCGGCGACGGCGGCAGACGCGGCACGAGCCCGGCGAGATTCGACCAGTCGGAGGTCTCGCCGCCGGTGGCGTGAGTGCGGACGCTGAAGATGCGCGCCGGCATGTCGGTCGCGAGCGGCTCGGGGAGGCGGAAACGCAACGTGATCCGGTCGCCGGAGATGGCGCTCGCGAGCTCCGCTCCGGAGAGCGCGAGGAACGGCTTGGCTGCCAGCGCGAACTCGCGCGGATCGGGCATCACCAGGACGAAGGCAGCGCCCGGGGCGCCCGGGGGCGGCGCTGGTGACGCGGTGACCGGGGGGGGCGCAGGGGTCGCAGGGGTCCCAGAGGGTGCAGGAGTCGCAGGGGTCGCAGGAACGGCAGCGACCGCCGAGGCGACCGGCCGGTCGAGCGCGAAGAGCGTCACCGCGTCGATGCCCGGCAACGGCAGGCCGGCGACGGTCGACTTCGGGTAGGCGAACTCCGCCACGACCTCGAGGCCGCGCTGGCGAACCTTGAGGTCGCTCGCGGCCTGCGGAATCGTGCGCGGCGCCGGCATCGGATCGCCCTTCTTGCCGCAGGCGAGGACGGGCAGGAAGAGGGCGCCCAGAAGGAGCGCGCCCAGGGCGCGCGTCGAGAGGCGAACCGGTCGGCTAGAGGACATAGCGGCTGAGATCCTGATTCTGGACGATGTCATCGAGAATTCTGCGAACGAATGCGGCGTCGATGTCGAGCACCACTCCGGCCATGTCCGGGGCTTCGAAGGAGACCTCCTCGAGCAGCCGTTCGATCACCGTGGCGAGCCGCCGGGCACCGATGTTCTCGGTCGAACGGTTGACCTCGACGGCGATGCGCGCGAGCTCGACGATCGCGTCTTCCTGGAAGCGGATCGTCAGCCCCTCGGCCCCCAGGAGCGCGGTGTACTGCTTGGTGAGGGCCGTCTCGGGCTCGGTGAGGATGCGGATGAAATCGGCCTCGGTGAGCGGCTCGAGCTCGACCCGGATCGGAAAGCGGCCCTGGAGCTCGGGGATCAGGTCGGAGGGCTTCGAGACGTGGAACGCCCCGGCGGCGATGAAGAGAATGTGGTCGGTCTTCACCGGCCCGTACTTGGTCGCCACCGTCGTACCTTCGACGACCGGCAGGAGGTCGCGCTGCACGCCCTCCCTGGAGATGTCGGGGCCGTGGCTCGA
Above is a window of Thermoanaerobaculia bacterium DNA encoding:
- a CDS encoding fibronectin type III domain-containing protein; translation: MSSSRPVRLSTRALGALLLGALFLPVLACGKKGDPMPAPRTIPQAASDLKVRQRGLEVVAEFAYPKSTVAGLPLPGIDAVTLFALDRPVASAVAAVPATPATPAPSGTPATPAPPPVTASPAPPPGAPGAAFVLVMPDPREFALAAKPFLALSGAELASAISGDRITLRFRLPEPLATDMPARIFSVRTHATGGETSDWSNLAGLVPRLPPSPPADFLAVASRNGVELSWTAAPAGGPGVAGTGAIAGYNVYRRDAARTSYGAPIATLDATVATMADTGVVYGRRYIYALTAIGTREPLSESALSAEREIDHQDRFAPLPPAELSALGSVGEVRLVWSASPDPDVAGYVIERAEPDADFHRVNAEPVAALEFTDRGLSSGFTFRFRVAAIDKSGNLGPPGAAVATRVP
- the dapF gene encoding diaminopimelate epimerase, whose protein sequence is MSPVYKVSGGGNDFLALAAPEREPSADEIRSWCARGLSFGADGLFTLQRVAAVPPAGAAPPPSSAPLPADADLPGDVRMRYWNADGLPAALCINGTRCAARLALHLGWAKDRFRITTDAGTFAARAVAPTEIALQLPAPENVPRRRILEVAGRAHEGWFVTVGVPHFVLVWPESLANAPVAELGGALRAHPEFAPGGTNVDFVRFPTSNRMEIRSFERGVEAETLACGTGVLAATAVGLLLNLARLPLSASTLGGFTLTVDGQTVDSALRNWSLAGDARILGSVELTPEAGLPPPPAPRWSA
- a CDS encoding phosphomethylpyrimidine synthase ThiC, with protein sequence MNQPSTNSFGIALPRAPWVARRTGDATPTQLFYARQGVITEEMHFIAAKERIDPESIRSEVARGRAIIPANIRHTELEPMVIGKAFKTKINANIG
- a CDS encoding tyrosine--tRNA ligase; the protein is MPVEEQMEVLRRGAVDLVSEADLARKLERSRKTGKPLAVKTGFDPSSPDLHLGHTVLLRKMRHFQQLGHRVIFLIGDFTGMIGDPTGKKATRPQLTREQVLANAETYKRQVFKVLDREATVIRYNGEWLTPLGAEGMIRLAGKWTLARMMERDDFRTRFREQQPISLHELLYPLVQAKDSVEMAKIPDLGCDVELGGHDQIFNLLVGRDLMKEEGLEPQVCLTVPLLVGLDGHEKMSKSLGNAIAVEDTPKEIYGKTLSIPDTLMWDWLLLLTDLPKSDIDAKKSAVAAGALHPKLVKQELARRLVADFHGEAAATEAEAEFERVFAGGGAPDEVPEFVFVSDSGTLSAAGSEGSVKVGSLLVEQLVGAGVVASKNEARRLVEQGAVAVDGERVSDAHLALAARPEPYLVKVGKRRFVKLQIH